The genomic DNA CGAACGGCACGCCCGCGCGCGCGGCCGAGGCGCAGGCGTCCATGCGGTTGGCGCGATCCGGTCCCATGGTCAGCGCGTAATGGGCGTCGCCCCAGTAGAAGATGTGGTTGGCGAACAGGTTCACGCACATGCCCAGGCTGGCCATGCGGCGGAACTGCGCCGCGTCCGCCATCTGGCAATGCTGCAGGGTGTGGCGGTGATCGCGTCGCGGGCTGCGGCGCAGCGCGCGGTCGATGGCGTCGATGGCCAGTTCGGTGGCCTCGTCGCCATTGGTGTGGATATGCAGCTGCGCGCCCGCGTCGTGATAGGCCTGCACCATGGCGTCCAGCTCGCCCGGCGCGATGACCCAGATGCCGTTGGGCGCCCCGTTGTAATAGCCCGGCCAGCGCACCCTGGCGGTGAAGCCCTGGATGGAGCCGTCCACCACCAGCTTGACCATGCCCAGGCGCAGCTTGCCATGATTGAGCCGGCCCGCCTCGCGCAGCTTCGCCAGGCAGGCGGCCGGGTCGCCGGCGTAGGTCAGCGCGGACGCCGCCGGCACGATGCGCACCGGATAGTCGGGCTCGGCCGTGACCCGCGCCAGCGTCGCCAGGCCCTCGTCGCCCAGCTCGTTGACGAGATCCGTGGCGGTGGTGACGCCGGCCCACTGCGCCACCTTACCGAACATGCGCAGGCCGCTTTCCGACAGGCCCACGGTGCGGAACGGATTGCCGATCAGCCGCATCACCGGAAACATGGCGGCGAACTCGCACAGCTCGCCGCTGGGCTGGCCGTCGGCGAAACGGCTGATGCCTTCGATATCCGTATCGCGGTCGATGCCGGCGCGGGACAGCATCGGCGTGTTCACATTCATGAGGTGCATGCTGGCGTGCATCACCACCACCGGCCGGTCGGCCGACACCGCGTCCAGGTCGTGCACGCTCATGCGCTGGCCGCCGAAGAAGATGGGATCGAAGCCCCAGCCGATCAGCGTCTGCCCCGGCGCCAGGCCGGCGGCGAGTTCACGCAGGCGCGCCGCCACCGCCTCGAAGCTTTGCAGGCCCGGCCACATACGGCCGTCGGGCCCGCGGCGGTCGTAGTAGCCAACGTAGGCGAACTGCCACATGCCGCCTTCCGGCAGATGGCAGTGGCCCTCCACCAGCCCCGGCATCAGGATGTGGTCGGCGTAGCGCTCGTCCAGCTCGGCCGGTCCCCAGCCGGCCAGGTCTTCGCGGCTGCCCACGCCCAGGATGCGGCCATCGCGCACCGCCACGTGCGTGGCGCGCGGCTGGGCCGGGTTCATCGTCAGGATGGCGCGGGCGGCAAAAATGGTGGTGCCGGCGGCTTGCGCCTGTGCCGGATGCGGGGTGTCATGCATGCTGCTTGCTCCTGGTCGTGATGTCCGACAGCGCCTGAAGGTCGGGCTTGTCCCAGGCCTTGCCCGGCACCGAATCGATCAGGCGGCGCGTGTATTCGTGTCGCGGGTGGTAGAAAATCGTGGCGGCGCGGTCCAGCTCCACCAGTTGCCCGTGCCGCATCACGGCGATGCGGTCGCAGATCTGCGCCGCGACGCGCAGGTCGTGCGTGATGAATAGCACCGACAGGTCGAACTGGCCGCTGATGGTCTTGAGCAGATCCAGCACCTGCGCCTGGATCGACACATCCAGCGCCGAAACGGCCTCGTC from Achromobacter xylosoxidans includes the following:
- a CDS encoding amidohydrolase is translated as MHDTPHPAQAQAAGTTIFAARAILTMNPAQPRATHVAVRDGRILGVGSREDLAGWGPAELDERYADHILMPGLVEGHCHLPEGGMWQFAYVGYYDRRGPDGRMWPGLQSFEAVAARLRELAAGLAPGQTLIGWGFDPIFFGGQRMSVHDLDAVSADRPVVVMHASMHLMNVNTPMLSRAGIDRDTDIEGISRFADGQPSGELCEFAAMFPVMRLIGNPFRTVGLSESGLRMFGKVAQWAGVTTATDLVNELGDEGLATLARVTAEPDYPVRIVPAASALTYAGDPAACLAKLREAGRLNHGKLRLGMVKLVVDGSIQGFTARVRWPGYYNGAPNGIWVIAPGELDAMVQAYHDAGAQLHIHTNGDEATELAIDAIDRALRRSPRRDHRHTLQHCQMADAAQFRRMASLGMCVNLFANHIFYWGDAHYALTMGPDRANRMDACASAARAGVPFAIHSDAPITPLGPLFTAWCAVNRQTASGRVLGESERISVEAALHAITLGAAYTLHMDHLVGSIEVGKHADFCVLRDDPLDVPPSRLKDIEVLGTVIGGRPLAPQAA